The Gavia stellata isolate bGavSte3 chromosome 1, bGavSte3.hap2, whole genome shotgun sequence DNA segment aataatttgaTTGGTTCGATGATGGATAACACTGCTGCTTTGATAGGATGGCAGGTAACCGtggctgctgccttccccaagTATGAGGTGAAGTGCAGAGGGAATCTTAATTTAGCTGGTATGGTTTACATATACATGGTATACCTAACATGTAACCCTCAGGGTTCAAACTTGAGACAGGCACACTaacagaagacaacatgacAATGTTGCATGGTGATGCTCCTCCTGTAAGAGCagcctgctctgagcaggttgGACTGGGGACCTCTCGAGGTCCCCTCGAACCTCAATTAGCCTCTCcttttgccaaaaaaaccccaccatgtTGTGCTACAGAAAAGTGTCTTAGAGCAGTTTTGGATTGACTGTATAGATTGGAGCTGTTACATTTATTAGTGGAACTTTTATGATAAGCATGCTAAGAATATGTATTGACCCCCGTCTTAAAAGCAGAATTCAGTACCTGAGTGAAATGATTGTGGATGTATTAGTTGATTCCTGGCTTAAGagataaaagaaacattttttttgcctttttttttttaattcaaagatCTTATTTTTGTGAAAGATAAAGGTAATTTTAGTAAGTAAAACATAACTCATTATTATGCATAAGCAATTCCCAGCCTGGGCCTGGATgaattattattgttgttgttactaTTAGAGCAATAGTAAAATACGGAAGAAAGCTGTGGATTTATAAAATATTCAAGACACAGACGTGGCCATACAACTTGTAGGCAGGAAATGGGTTCTTAGTATGTTAATATGCACAGCTACAGGGTGTGCCGTTGATTTTAGGCAAGCTACCTATTGTTCTTAATAGGGAaatctattgattttttttttaaaaaagtcagtgCTGTGACATGGCTCGTTAAGGGATGTGTTGTTGCTAATAAACCAGTCAGGTAGCAGCTCCCAAGACCACTGCCCCTGCAGAAGTGGAGCCTCTCATTGTTGCGTCTGGGTGGTGGGCACTGGAGTTCCCAGCTCCTTGGTCcaccctttccctctcccacttCTTTACTGGAACGAAGCCTGTGGCGCACCCCCAATGTAAGCCACAGCATGTTCCCAGTCTGGATAAGTACGAGTAGAGAAGTAGTTTTTCTGCTAAAACTTTCTGTTACCCTCCTGAAATGTGGCCCTACACATCAGGCTAGGCTAGCTGTAGAGGCCGAAGGCAGAGAAATGAAAGGTCAGAGGTAGGTACCATCATTGCAGAATGAGGGGAGTAACAAAGTGGTGGGAATTTAATCTGACGTCTGTTTGTTGATACTATCCATTGCAGATAAGGAGACAGCTcattgaaaattattattttttggggggtgaaCTTGCATGGGAAGTGGACAACAGCTTATGATGTGCTTGTTGATAACCTCTTCACGGGTGACAGGAGTTTCTAAGGACCAAGTTTCAAACCAATCTGTCTGTGCCCTCATTTTCAGGACTCTGACTCATATGTGGGAGCAGGTTAAAAGTTGTATGaagcaattattttccttgctgCCTGCCTCATCCTGCTGACAGAGTTTGTGCTGCCATGTGCTGGGAGGACTGAATGTCTATGGAGCAGCTCCTTAACTGCTGTGGTTTTAAGAGCTGTGATGAACCAAGCCTTGCTCCAGAGGCTTGATGCTGATGCATCCTAAAGTTAAAGAATTCAGTTTTGTCTCTGTATTTGTTACGAGGTGGCCTGCTAGGATAGTAACTTTTTGTAAGAATCCAAAGTGAGCTGTTATTGTAGATGTTGACCCAGCATGTTGAATGCTTTTGCATGTTCGGTACAATTGTCTGTTCTGTTTGGTTGATATGTGCTATTGTCTCAGCTGGACTTCATATTTGACTTTttagtaaacaaaaaaatccaggatCCCATTTGGCTGAGATGGTACCACAAGTTTGATTTTTTGTTCCTGCATTGATCGGTAGTTGGGAATCCACCTGGTTTCCTCTCTGAAGCTATTCTCATCAGGACTTCACAGGGACATGGAgcatttgttaaaaaagaaCGAAAAGTTGCTTGTAGGCATTTTTCCCCAACCATTGTAGGTTCAAGAAGTGAAAGCTGGCCTcagaatttatttaattttggtaGCTAGGGCTGGATTAATCTGCTCACTATTTTCAGTGCTCATTCCACTGCGGTTTATTTTGGGTCATTTCATTTCAACAAGGCTTGATCTGTTTACAGCACTTTACTATAGTAGCGTGACGGGGCCACACAATTCTTTTATAGTACGTTCATTGCTAACCAGGAGCTCAAAAAGCTAGTAAATGAGGCACAGACATGAATTAGTTTAGAGAGGACAGTGCATTTTTGTATAGTTGGATTATTTTGgaaagttttctgaaataacCAATCTCTTGTGCATTGTGGGTTGCTTTGCAGAGCTTGAAGTGATGGTATACAGTAGCCGTGTGCTTTCAGAGGTAAGAGTGGAGGGCTGGCTGAAGGCACTCTTCAGGCTTAAGGCACTTCAAAAGCCGCTGTAGTTGGGAGTTACTCTCAATCCTTATTTGAGAAGCACTTTTGTTTCCATAGGTAGATATTTCCATCGGGTAGAGTTGTTTGAtttgattttgctgttttcattttcagatttgCTGTATGAGCCATTCATATACAAAATAGATTAAGGTTAAATAGGTCTCAGTTAAAAATGTATCATCAGCCAACACAAAAGTGTATGTATACTCATTGCCTGTGTTGAGCATGCTCCGTTTTAACATTATGAAGGCTTTATTCCCCCCGAATGGAAGAGCCAGCCGCCTTCTCCGTCCATCAAATCATGACTACTCTGTTTCTGCTCATGCCAGCTGACGAAGTAATGTTCCTTTTGTGTGCTTCATTAAGCCAGACAGAATTAGTGACTTGCACAACAGAAGTCAGAAAGAAGGCACAATGTCCTGAAAATGCCTGCATCTGTACTATCAGGTTAAAACAGCACCAAGAAGTATTCCTGAGTGCCGAgaccattatttttcttaaatttttagCTTTCTTGAACTCTTCTGGCCTCTGCCGTTTAGCATACTCCCGAGCAGTGGCCAGGTGCAGGTCAGGAAAGGGCTGTTCACAATAGTTTAATAGTGTGGAAATAGCTGTTTGCATTCCGATTGGCCTCGGTGCAGGAGAACCTTCCTGGACATGTTTAACTTACTCCTGTGTAGGTAGTTATTACATCCTTACAGCAGATTAGAGGCAGAATCAGCAGTGTTTTGGTGTCTGGGTAAAAAGTATAACATTAACACTGTTGTTCTGGGACATTCAAAGCGTATTGAAAGTTTTGTAgcagtgtgtgtgcacacgtaTGCATACACAGAGTCAGCATACGTGTGTACTGTGTGATGTTCTTGCATAGGGATCTTAACGTTTTCTTGGCTGTAGGAGGATATTCCTGCTTGGTTATGAATTGTAAAGTCCTTATACCAGTGaatggaaagtttaaaaagcactttttaaaaacatctcaATTTGGAAACTTATCTTCTACAAGTTGAGTGTGTCAAATGCAGTTTGACTAATGCTCTAGGTCCTCTGGtcacagcttttaaaactttatgGCTGTTTGTGAGCTGTGTCATCGAGGAGCTTCTGATCTCAGCAggtcctgccctgcagctgcacaaCCTGCTGGTGCACCCTACGATTTCCCTTTCTGGGGAAAAACGTATCAGTGCGTCTTATGCTGCTCTTCAGACATTTTGGTCAGCATGCACTGCTTGTAGAGGTGTGCTCCATGTCCATCTCCTCCAACACAGGACACCTCAGAGGTGGCTGCCCACCCATGTTTTTATTGTCTCCTATTGTCTCATAACTGTCCAAAAATTCCTGCTTTCAGGTTGATCGGGAGCTCTCCTTTTGCTGTGTACCTTCAGATTTAGCTCCAAGCACTGCTTCTGAGTTTAGGCTGTGAAAGTGCCAGCTTGACTTCTGTTCTTTTATACTTGAATAGAAATAGTTCAAAGTTGCACTGATGCAATAAAAACAGGAAGCTAGAAGACAGTGAGCTGGGATAAGGGTGAGCGTATGAGCGAACACAAGCAGAGGGTGGCCACTCTAGATCCTCGCTGCCATGaacacacaattattttttaatataatgtgcttaaaagctgcatttctcgaaagaagttttaaatttgTTATTCATAATGTAAtgtcatttataaaaacatttgtgTTATGGTAACAGCAGATACTCTAGCCAAGGTACCATGAGAGGCAGTTCAGGCAGTCTGGATAATACTCAGAGTATTAATTGTATAGCAGTGATCTGTACTTAAcaatgaaaatgctgtttcaaagtctttctctcccttttttgtgGCTAATAGCCTTAATGATCAATCAGAGGTAGTGGACTGAGGCAGAGCTCAAGGCCATCAGCTCCTCCCTGCTTGCTACATAGTTCCCAGGAAACACcctgtattttcatttagttcTTGCTAAGTTTATGATGTAATATTTGCTCAAAGGTATTAAACTATCATCAAAAGCAGCAGACCAATTAGCGTGACTTCTTTTTCCAGGGTCGTTGTACAAGGGAGAACTGCAAATACCTTCATCCACCAACACATTTAAAAACTCAACTGGAAATCAATGGTAGGAACAACTTAATCCAACAAAAAACTGCAGCAGCAATGCTTGCCCAGCAAATGCAGTTCATGTTTCCAGGGACACCGCTACAGCCAGTGGTAAGTATATTTCTCTGATGGTGTTATTGGTAAGTAAAGTTGAAGACTATATTGACCTGCAAAAGTTCTCTAAATTGGTATCAATGAAAATAGTCCCCATCTGTTGACTTAAGGAATTGCCGAGGTGCTAGAGATATGATCATTTGTATTTGCATATGAAGATATAATGGAGTGTTGCTCTAgatttgatatttattttttcttatcccagactcatttgctttttttctttctctcttgtttttttttcattcagttcaTGCCAGGTTTTGTCTAGATTTGCAAGGTTTTTTACCTGTAATCCTTCTGGAGGTGAAAATTTGTGTAATAATAATTTGCTAGTAAGCTATTCAAGTAAGAATGCAAAATTCCCCTCTCAGGAGCCTCTGGGTTTCAGTGGCTTTCAATAGTATTTAATCCCAGTACCAGGAACAAAGGTTAATGTAATTCCGGGTAGCATTTTCTTACTCTCTTGAAATCTGAAGTGTCCCAGAATAAGACAGAGAATTGGTGGTGCATGCACTTTACAATCTCAGCGTTTTGTCTTAAGGTAATGTCTGTGGTACGTGGGACACTTCAAATCCAGAAGGTGACATAAACGTAGGGTCTTGCACGCATGAGCAGCATCTTTGGCTAGACATTAAAATGATCAGTTGCTCTGGGCTGCCTTTGCGGTTGAGCTCCTCATGGTACCAGACCTCCAAAGCATGGTTAGGCAAGTAACCTGAATTAAACTTTTCACACACGGCTGCTAATGATGTTTTCTCAATTTGAATGCCTAGTGTAAGGCATCCCACTGGAGTGGGATTTCTTTCTCTAACTTGAGGCATCTGGAGTGTTGGCATCAACTTCTGCGCTGGGCTTCCTAAGTCCATTTATAGTTTATCCAAAGAAATAGGCACTTCTAATTACCATTCGCTTGGCTTGTTTCAGACGTCTGCATTCGGATTAAATGATTTGGATTCTAAGTGTCTTTGTCTTTCCACGGGCTATCACAGGAGCCAAGTGTAAGCCTCTCAGAGGAAGATACCTGTATTTGGTCACAGGATGCTCACCCCAGATGCCTTTTTTCAGATGCGTTTTCACACTTGAAACATCTGTTGTAAGGTGGGAAGGCATGAGCAAGAATTGGGTGTCAGGAGTCCCTGAATTTCTGGTACACGTTCATCAAAATGTATCTTGGTATATTGGCATAATGTGTTTTGATATTTCCTGGTTTTCTACTGCTTGAGTTTTCACCAGAAAAAGTTTTCATGAAGTAATAGATTCCACCTCGTAGTGTTATGAGAAAAATTGAAGTGGCAGAATTATACTTTTTTCTACTTACCCATTTCATCATTTGAACTTTACAATTTCATTGACGTAATGCCTTCTGTACCGATTGCTGTGATAAAAGTGCcgggttttatttctctgtctcaCATAAATTGCCAGATTAAGATGACTCAGCCTTGAATAATGgataaaaagtgaaagaaaattccATAGAAGTCATTTGACATGTGgatttattcttaaaattatgTGATACAAAGCTGTTACTTTATATTTTACATAACACATGTTGTCCCCAACATAGTTGAACTGTTGTTCCATATAAATGTTCATTATTATTCTCTAAAGAATTTAGCTCGCACTTGACTTATAAACTGTGCTGTTTGATATCAAGCAGTTTTGATCTCTGATAAAAACAGAGCATATTATTCGCTTTTAACTCTAGGGTAGGTAGATGCTATTTCTGTACAGCTGGGTATCGTGGCTAATCTGCTCCTCAGAGTATCTTCTTGGTACTAACTCACATTCATTTATAATTTAGTAATTGgttctgaagacaaaaaaaaaaaaaagaaaaaaccttctAGCTCCTATGCTTTCTCTTGCGTATTTTCTACATACTGTGTGTGGCTGGCTTCCCTTCTCCAACACAGGCTATGCAGGCCACCTTGATGAGAAAGACCCTTCTCCTTCGTTAAGTGTTTTTAAGTCTTTCCCTAGAGTTCTGCTGTTGCGTGGTTCATTTCTAGCTGCCGGCTTATTTGGGAACTTAATTTCTGACAAAGCTAATCTGAGGCCTGTCCTGTTTTTCTGCATACATTTTGCTCATTTATAATTATAGCTTCACTCTCTGGGGTAAATGTCAGCTGTGCAGAACTAAAGCACTTTCCAGGTCTGACCGTGGTCTGACCGTGGTGGTTTTCTGCCTCCACCCCCCACGGAGCTGGTGGTAACAAACCCACCATTCTGCCTTGGTAGGGCTGCGTTTTAGCATCACACAAGTGCTCTTTCTTCTGGTCATGACTTCACTGACTCACTGTAGGAAGGcatgaaacagatttttagaCCCGTATCGTTCCTTCCAatcaaattttttttgtaagatgAACTCTAGCTAAGCCTGAATAATCCCTTTCTAAATATTGTGTCCAGCTGAGATTATAATATTTATTCTGCttgccactggtgacagctgaGCACACAAACATTCGCAAAGGTGAGGTTTTTCGATGTGTGAGCCATAGTAACATATAATTGCAGGAGGTGGCAAAATGCAGCATGCACACAGATGGAAGTTACATGCCAAAGAGCttattatatatattcttaTTAGAAATATGGCTTTAATACAGTTAACAACGCTTCACCTATGAAATCTGGTACTTTGAAAAATAGCCTGTTTTCCCAAGGAAAACAGGtattgagaaaaaaagcaataaagtcTCTGTTATTTCTAGTTTTAGATGTGTAAATAAGCCTGCAATGTAAGCTGGACCTCCATAGAGATTCACGTGACTTCCTCTGCATCGGCAGCCTCTTTTCCAATAATAGAGCTACAAAGTGTGGTTCTTAGTATGCTGATGGAATGTGTTACGTGATTAAAAGAAGAGAGTATGCTGTATGTTTTGCCAGCTGTTTGACATTTTTTGATTAAGAAAATGAATCGGCGCCAGAAAGAATGTGGAGAAGACAACTAATAAGCTCTTGATTAAggggttgtttttcttcatcttggtctgtgttttcattttgcagccCACATTTCCAGTGGGTCCCACAATAGGAACGAACACGGCTATTAGCTTTGCTCCTTACCTAACGCCAGTAACACCGGGAGTTGGCTTAGTCCCGACTGAGATCCTACCCACACCGCCTGTCATTGTTCCTGGAAGTCCACCGGTTTCAGTCCCCGGTTCAACTGCTACCCAGAAACTCCTCAGGACTGATAAACTGGAGGTACTGTAGACACCGCCGTGACTAGAAATACAATCCTCTGGTAGGCTGTGTGAAAGATCTTGGAGGGAAAAACTCTATTGTTTGAGAAATGATGCTTAAATTTAGTTGCTACAAATAAAGACCTTGTAACCAGGCAGGATTTCTACACTTACAGCCAGTGGTAATTAAACTCTGTTATATTTAAGGTAGTGCCTTCGCTCAAATTTAACACACAGACATCAACATGAATTTTCATCTTTCGTAAAGTTCATCTCCTCCAAAATACCTCAAGTATACATGCCTGTAAAGGTATGCCTTGATGAAATATCTAACAAGCACATTTTTATTGCAGTATTAATTCTGTCCCGGTTTTTATGCATTGATATTAGGGGAATTTTATAGCCTTACAGATCGACATTAGGGGAATTGTATAGCCCTTCAGCCTTGAGCTACAAATGGAGATGTCGAATGTTACCAACCCTGCAGCAGGCTGAAGGGGCAAGTCCCCAGCTACGTGCAGAGCCTCCCTGGTATTGATGGATCTCTGCATGGCTGGGCTCAGGGGAATCTCTAATCCAAGTACACGAGAAGGCCAAATGGCTCTTGCAGAAATGAATGTCCTTTCCCAAAAGCCTGAGCAGTAGTATCTAAAGCACGTTTCTTCTTAGGAAAATCAGCGTGTTCGTTCTGCCcgtttttgaaaattattttttggcgggggggtgtgtgtgctcCCTTTTGTTTGCGGACTCTATAAAAGATACAGTGCATCTGATGCATATCTTCCTCGGGTCTCAGCAAGAGGAACTCCTTCCCTACCAGTGAAGCTGCAAGAATATAAAGTGTAGTCAGAAAGGGACTGAATGTTTTGTGATTCCCAGCTAGTTTTGCAGGGACAGTTACTTCTGTAAGTGTCCTTCCCAGATGTTTTCTggacaggaaaaaggaagggcATTTGGGAATGCTTCTGTTGCATGTCAGGTTCATTTAGCTGCCGTACCACAGAGCTACCTGAGGAGCCAAGCACGTAAGGGGAAAATAGATGCATTTCCCTCTCCCAGAAGAAGGTGAAGGGTTTATTAAATTGAATTTGCTGAAAAACTTGAACTAACCAGGGAAGAGGGTAGGTCTGTCTTTTGGGGGCACGGGGCTCTCCCTGCCCTTTCGCGTTGCACCGAGCTCTTCCCCTGCAACGCGTGTTGTTTTGCACGTAGGTGTGCAGGGAGTTCCAGCGGGGAAACTGTGCGCGTGGAGAGACTGATTGCCGCTTTGCGCATCCAGCAGACAGCACAATGATTGACACAAACGACAACACCGTAACCGTGTGTATGGATTACATAAAAGGTCGTTGCATGAGGGAGAAATGCAAGTATTTTCACCCTCCTGCACATTTGCAGGCCAAAATCAAAGCGGCGCAACACCAAGCCAACCAGGCTGCGGTGGCAGCCCAGGCAGCTGCGGCAGCTGCGACTGTGATGGTAAGTGCTGGCATATATGGCTGCCTTTTTTTGACAGAAGCTCTTTGATGCCTATTTTGCTTCAATTTAATGCTGTTTGCttatactttcttttctcttttgcctcttttttttcttttctttttttttttttttttttgtaaaagatAAGAATTTGTAAAATTATTACTATTGCTTGATGGGAGgaagcacttttttctttatgcctttattttaatgctgtatTTCTATCCAAGACAGTGAAGCAAATGACACTCTATACCACTTCTGTTCTCTGCCTTGATTACATGTTAAATTTGCCCCTAGTATTTCCGAGCAGAAATAAAGCCAACAAGCTTCAATGTCCTCTGGGAAAATAGGAGCACATATGCTGTTTTAGCTCTTTGATGGCAGATATACATGTGGAaattgggaagaaaagcaaagagagaacTTTTGTCTCAGAGATAGGTAGTAGAAAAGCAATCTGTATTAGGATTCAACTTGCCCCACCTTAGATGTCAGACAGTTAGATAACTGAGCCTAGCCCAGCCGCCTTGGTCTTGCTTTGTAGGTAGTGGAGAAAAAACAGCACATTCACCTGATCTACCACTAGTGCCTGTCTGAGGATGAGAAAGAACTGCCCTTTGTAGATACACGTCTATCCCTGCTGACTAAAAAGTGTTGACTGTATCTTTTTGAATTTTGGTTACCTGAATCTTACACCTAGACTTTTCTCGTGCCTCTTCCACTGTCATGGACAAGTTACTTGAATCTCTCTGTGGTACAGTTTTTTCTATTGGAAAAACAGGGTTTAAAAGTAGTAAACTAAAATGGGAATCATTCAGAGAAAGTGTAGTAACTATAGTCAGCAGACAAGAGATTGAGGGCTTtctattttcatgtattttaagcTCTTACTGAAAACTGTTCAGACAAGTGAGCCCATCTATTTACCAGTATTGGGTATCTCTTAGGGTTGCTACCAGGAAAGTTGATAAATTTAAATAGAGTGGTATTGATGAAGTTAAATAAATCAAGCATGCAGGATCTGACTTGGGAGACAAAATTGCTGGCAGCAAATCAGAGAATGATTGTCCTCATTGCTGGCAGTGGACGAATAATTAAGCAGATGTGGTTTGTGGACTTGTGGGCAGTGCATACAATAGTTATAGACAATACAGTTATTCTCTGGGTAAAAAGCCTACCAGAAACACAATACAGTACAGTATATAACTACCCCAAGCTATTGTATTTAGCAAATTAGCAAAGACCAGACTTTTTGAGAGACAAAGGTTAAGTTATGCAAGAAAGTAAACCTCCAAACAGAAGAACATTTCCTAAGCTTTAATATCCTTTCTTTTGTAGTATCCCCAGTCTCTGTTTCAGACGGGGTGATTTTTAGTTAAACTTCCCTGTGCTTGCAGAAATTGAATACCAtctggaaatgaaagcaaaggagattgttttttttctattctaaCTATCTTCTGTTGTGCAATATTTATTGTCCATTTAGAGAACGTAATATTTCTAGGCAACACactaaagaagaaaggagagagatgAGGGGATTAAAGTTTTGTGCTTCAGTAATGGTTGGATATGtatcctgtgatttttttaaataaggcgTGATTGGAATTGCATTAGCCTCAGAGCAAGATGAAGCATCTTTGGAAACACAGAATTGAAATGTTAGTGTTCTAATGTCACGGGAGAAGACGGCAGGGACCTGTAATTCAGGGTAACTTTTTGCAGACAAAtatgtacaaaatattttaatggcatATTTAGACTACCAAACAGAAAAGATTCTTTAC contains these protein-coding regions:
- the MBNL2 gene encoding muscleblind-like protein 2 isoform X4, encoding MALNVAPVRDTKWLTLEVCRQFQRGTCSRSDEECKFAHPPKSCQVENGRVIACFDSLKGRCTRENCKYLHPPTHLKTQLEINGRNNLIQQKTAAAMLAQQMQFMFPGTPLQPVPTFPVGPTIGTNTAISFAPYLTPVTPGVGLVPTEILPTPPVIVPGSPPVSVPGSTATQKLLRTDKLEVCREFQRGNCARGETDCRFAHPADSTMIDTNDNTVTVCMDYIKGRCMREKCKYFHPPAHLQAKIKAAQHQANQAAVAAQAAAAAATVMAFPPGVLHPLPKRQALEKSNGASAVFNPSVLHYQQALANAQLQQHAAFIPTDNPEIAGRSGTECHEASLRTAKHGYCTYYPVSSSLELPQTAC
- the MBNL2 gene encoding muscleblind-like protein 2 isoform X6 is translated as MALNVAPVRDTKWLTLEVCRQFQRGTCSRSDEECKFAHPPKSCQVENGRVIACFDSLKGRCTRENCKYLHPPTHLKTQLEINGRNNLIQQKTAAAMLAQQMQFMFPGTPLQPVPTFPVGPTIGTNTAISFAPYLTPVTPGVGLVPTEILPTPPVIVPGSPPVSVPGSTATQKLLRTDKLEVCREFQRGNCARGETDCRFAHPADSTMIDTNDNTVTVCMDYIKGRCMREKCKYFHPPAHLQAKIKAAQHQANQAAVAAQAAAAAATVMTQSTAKAMKRPLEATVDLAFPPGVLHPLPKRQALEKSNGASAVFNPSVLHYQQALANAQLQQHAAFIPTGSVLCMTPATSIVPMMHNATAATVSAATTPATSVPFAATATANQIILK
- the MBNL2 gene encoding muscleblind-like protein 2 isoform X7; the encoded protein is MALNVAPVRDTKWLTLEVCRQFQRGTCSRSDEECKFAHPPKSCQVENGRVIACFDSLKGRCTRENCKYLHPPTHLKTQLEINGRNNLIQQKTAAAMLAQQMQFMFPGTPLQPVPTFPVGPTIGTNTAISFAPYLTPVTPGVGLVPTEILPTPPVIVPGSPPVSVPGSTATQKLLRTDKLEVCREFQRGNCARGETDCRFAHPADSTMIDTNDNTVTVCMDYIKGRCMREKCKYFHPPAHLQAKIKAAQHQANQAAVAAQAAAAAATVMAFPPGVLHPLPKRQALEKSNGASAVFNPSVLHYQQALANAQLQQHAAFIPTVPMMHNATAATVSAATTPATSVPFAATATANQIILK
- the MBNL2 gene encoding muscleblind-like protein 2 isoform X5, which translates into the protein MALNVAPVRDTKWLTLEVCRQFQRGTCSRSDEECKFAHPPKSCQVENGRVIACFDSLKGRCTRENCKYLHPPTHLKTQLEINGRNNLIQQKTAAAMLAQQMQFMFPGTPLQPVPTFPVGPTIGTNTAISFAPYLTPVTPGVGLVPTEILPTPPVIVPGSPPVSVPGSTATQKLLRTDKLEVCREFQRGNCARGETDCRFAHPADSTMIDTNDNTVTVCMDYIKGRCMREKCKYFHPPAHLQAKIKAAQHQANQAAVAAQAAAAAATVMAFPPGVLHPLPKRQALEKSNGASAVFNPSVLHYQQALANAQLQQHAAFIPTGSVLCMTPATSIDNPEIAGRSGTECHEASLRTAKHGYCTYYPVSSSLELPQTAC
- the MBNL2 gene encoding muscleblind-like protein 2 isoform X3 — translated: MALNVAPVRDTKWLTLEVCRQFQRGTCSRSDEECKFAHPPKSCQVENGRVIACFDSLKGRCTRENCKYLHPPTHLKTQLEINGRNNLIQQKTAAAMLAQQMQFMFPGTPLQPVPTFPVGPTIGTNTAISFAPYLTPVTPGVGLVPTEILPTPPVIVPGSPPVSVPGSTATQKLLRTDKLEVCREFQRGNCARGETDCRFAHPADSTMIDTNDNTVTVCMDYIKGRCMREKCKYFHPPAHLQAKIKAAQHQANQAAVAAQAAAAAATVMTQSTAKAMKRPLEATVDLAFPPGVLHPLPKRQALEKSNGASAVFNPSVLHYQQALANAQLQQHAAFIPTGSVLCMTPATSIDNPEIAGRSGTECHEASLRTAKHGYCTYYPVSSSLELPQTAC
- the MBNL2 gene encoding muscleblind-like protein 2 isoform X1, with the translated sequence MALNVAPVRDTKWLTLEVCRQFQRGTCSRSDEECKFAHPPKSCQVENGRVIACFDSLKGRCTRENCKYLHPPTHLKTQLEINGRNNLIQQKTAAAMLAQQMQFMFPGTPLQPVPTFPVGPTIGTNTAISFAPYLTPVTPGVGLVPTEILPTPPVIVPGSPPVSVPGSTATQKLLRTDKLEVCREFQRGNCARGETDCRFAHPADSTMIDTNDNTVTVCMDYIKGRCMREKCKYFHPPAHLQAKIKAAQHQANQAAVAAQAAAAAATVMTQSTAKAMKRPLEATVDLAFPPGVLHPLPKRQALEKSNGASAVFNPSVFTHDAQRYGRHCLCSNNSCNKCSLRRNSHSKSDNPEIAGRSGTECHEASLRTAKHGYCTYYPVSSSLELPQTAC
- the MBNL2 gene encoding muscleblind-like protein 2 isoform X2, which encodes MALNVAPVRDTKWLTLEVCRQFQRGTCSRSDEECKFAHPPKSCQVENGRVIACFDSLKGRCTRENCKYLHPPTHLKTQLEINGRNNLIQQKTAAAMLAQQMQFMFPGTPLQPVPTFPVGPTIGTNTAISFAPYLTPVTPGVGLVPTEILPTPPVIVPGSPPVSVPGSTATQKLLRTDKLEVCREFQRGNCARGETDCRFAHPADSTMIDTNDNTVTVCMDYIKGRCMREKCKYFHPPAHLQAKIKAAQHQANQAAVAAQAAAAAATVMTQSTAKAMKRPLEATVDLAFPPGVLHPLPKRQALEKSNGASAVFNPSVLHYQQALANAQLQQHAAFIPTDNPEIAGRSGTECHEASLRTAKHGYCTYYPVSSSLELPQTAC
- the MBNL2 gene encoding muscleblind-like protein 2 isoform X8, which encodes MALNVAPVRDTKWLTLEVCRQFQRGTCSRSDEECKFAHPPKSCQVENGRVIACFDSLKPTFPVGPTIGTNTAISFAPYLTPVTPGVGLVPTEILPTPPVIVPGSPPVSVPGSTATQKLLRTDKLEVCREFQRGNCARGETDCRFAHPADSTMIDTNDNTVTVCMDYIKGRCMREKCKYFHPPAHLQAKIKAAQHQANQAAVAAQAAAAAATVMAFPPGVLHPLPKRQALEKSNGASAVFNPSVLHYQQALANAQLQQHAAFIPTDNPEIAGRSGTECHEASLRTAKHGYCTYYPVSSSLELPQTAC